One genomic region from Amia ocellicauda isolate fAmiCal2 chromosome 4, fAmiCal2.hap1, whole genome shotgun sequence encodes:
- the plex9.2 gene encoding three prime repair exonuclease 4 isoform X2: MCDIIQLSAVSGDHTFNVYMVPRQPIQRGASVITGFRVRRQQLYLHNRSLPTNTLREALTSFLAFLHMFHKPLLAGHNIRRFDCPVLLRALDEVHLRGEFKHTISGFLDTLLLARELLKDTSIQSFRQENLVKMILGTSYQAHNALEDVKALQRLCCAWMPTSEQVLRHTFTLAQMEAQASLLPLVQGKAISKPTASKLASWGVTLEKLKEAQRQCPPDGLKQLLEPLKENLKDASFRTIAGKISDFLKQLQCPELNRAAS, encoded by the coding sequence ATGTGTGACATTATCCAGCTGTCTGCAGTCAGCGGAGACCACACCTTCAATGTATACATGGTTCCCAGGCAACCAATTCAGAGAGGGGCCTCTGTCATCACGGGATTCAGAGTCAGGAGACAACAGCTGTACCTACACAACCGGTCCCTGCCCACCAACACCCTTAGAGAGGCTTTGACATCCTTCCTGGCTTTCCTTCACATGTTCCACAAGCCTCTGCTTGCTGGTCACAACATCAGGAGGTTTGACTGTCCTGTGCTGCTCAGGGCACTGGATGAAGTCCACCTCAGAGGAGAATTCAAGCATACAATCTCTGGCTTCCTAGATACTCTGCTTTTGGCCAGAGAGCTGCTGAAGGACACTTCCATCCAGAGTTTTCGACAGGAGAATCTGGTCAAGATGATTCTTGGGACTTCCTATCAGGCTCACAATGCTCTAGAAGATGTCAAGGCTTTGCAGAGGCTCTGCTGTGCCTGGATGCCCACATCCGAGCAAGTTCTCAGACACACCTTCACTCTGGCGCAGATGGAAGCTCAGGCTTCACTCCTGCCACTCGTGCAGGGCAAAGCCATCTCCAAGCCCACAGCCAGCAAACTGGCCTCATGGGGCGTCACGCTTGAAAAGCTGAAGGAGGCTCAAAGGCAATGTCCACCTGATGGACTGAAGCAGCTGCTGGAGCCCCTGAAAGAAAACCTAAAGGATGCATCTTTCAGGACTATTGCTGGAAAGATCTCTGACTTCCTGAAACAGCTACAGTGTCCTGAGCTCAACAGAGCTGCCTCTTAA
- the LOC136748206 gene encoding DNA polymerase III subunit epsilon, with product MDFEPQRNGCTAQGQSEYTFVFFDLETTGLDVSVCDIIQLSAISGERTLNVYMLPRCNMTEEASRITGFTVEDSTLLLHGQPVETMTHKEALTYFMTFLRNLHQPLLVAHNGKRFDCPVLARTLDEFSLRDDFKQVMCGFLDTFLLSKALFTDLRKFSQEYLVKYFLGKSYMAHNALEDVKALQELYKAWSPTSSVVHRHRFT from the exons ATG gacTTTGAACCACAGAGAAATGGATGCACTGCCCAGGGTCAGTCTGAATACACCTTTGTCTTTTTCGATTTGGAGACCACGGGACTGG atgtctcagtgtgtgacatCATACAGCTGTCAGCCATCAGTGGAGAGAGGACCCTCAATGTCTACATGCTTCCTCGCTGCAATATGACAGAGGAGGCTTCCAGGATCACAGGCTTTACCGTTGAAGACTCCACCCTGCTCCTGCATGGCCAGCCAGTGGAGACCATGACCCACAAAGAGGCTTTGACTTACTTCATGACTTTCCTTCGCAACCTCCACCAGCCCCTACTCGTGGCCCACAATGGCAAGAGGTTTGACTGCCCTGTGCTGGCCAGGACTCTGGATGAATTCTCCCTCAGGGATGATTTTAAGCAGGTCATGTGTGGCTTCCTGGACACTTTCCTCCTGAGCAAAGCTCTGTTCACTGATTTAAGGAAGTTCTCCCAGGAGTATCTGGTCAAATATTTCCTCGGAAAGTCCTACATGGCACACAATGCCCTGGAGGACGTCAAGGCTTTACAGGAGCTCTACAAGGCCTGGAGTCCAACCTCATCTGTCGTCCATAGACATCGCTTCACTTGA
- the plex9.2 gene encoding three prime repair exonuclease 4 isoform X1: MIKRMEQRPFPVTYTSHGVHHRLVFFDLETTGLGTMCDIIQLSAVSGDHTFNVYMVPRQPIQRGASVITGFRVRRQQLYLHNRSLPTNTLREALTSFLAFLHMFHKPLLAGHNIRRFDCPVLLRALDEVHLRGEFKHTISGFLDTLLLARELLKDTSIQSFRQENLVKMILGTSYQAHNALEDVKALQRLCCAWMPTSEQVLRHTFTLAQMEAQASLLPLVQGKAISKPTASKLASWGVTLEKLKEAQRQCPPDGLKQLLEPLKENLKDASFRTIAGKISDFLKQLQCPELNRAAS; this comes from the exons ATGATAAAACGCATGGAGCAACGTCCATTCCCAGTGACCTACACCTCTCATGGAGTTCACCACAGACTTGTTTTCTTTGACCTGGAAACCACTGGACTTG GGACAATGTGTGACATTATCCAGCTGTCTGCAGTCAGCGGAGACCACACCTTCAATGTATACATGGTTCCCAGGCAACCAATTCAGAGAGGGGCCTCTGTCATCACGGGATTCAGAGTCAGGAGACAACAGCTGTACCTACACAACCGGTCCCTGCCCACCAACACCCTTAGAGAGGCTTTGACATCCTTCCTGGCTTTCCTTCACATGTTCCACAAGCCTCTGCTTGCTGGTCACAACATCAGGAGGTTTGACTGTCCTGTGCTGCTCAGGGCACTGGATGAAGTCCACCTCAGAGGAGAATTCAAGCATACAATCTCTGGCTTCCTAGATACTCTGCTTTTGGCCAGAGAGCTGCTGAAGGACACTTCCATCCAGAGTTTTCGACAGGAGAATCTGGTCAAGATGATTCTTGGGACTTCCTATCAGGCTCACAATGCTCTAGAAGATGTCAAGGCTTTGCAGAGGCTCTGCTGTGCCTGGATGCCCACATCCGAGCAAGTTCTCAGACACACCTTCACTCTGGCGCAGATGGAAGCTCAGGCTTCACTCCTGCCACTCGTGCAGGGCAAAGCCATCTCCAAGCCCACAGCCAGCAAACTGGCCTCATGGGGCGTCACGCTTGAAAAGCTGAAGGAGGCTCAAAGGCAATGTCCACCTGATGGACTGAAGCAGCTGCTGGAGCCCCTGAAAGAAAACCTAAAGGATGCATCTTTCAGGACTATTGCTGGAAAGATCTCTGACTTCCTGAAACAGCTACAGTGTCCTGAGCTCAACAGAGCTGCCTCTTAA
- the stoml1 gene encoding stomatin-like protein 1 — MFGKSAGYQYQALPQRDSLFQPSPGLYVSTERFVQYNNTAGHSFDYVPKIAENDFTDKAQGWLSWMCNLIVTFLVFLFTIITFPVSAWFVLKVVPNYERIVVFRLGRIRPPKGPGVVLVLPFIDQWKRVDLRTKAFNIPPCKVTTKDGGLVSVGADIQFRIWNPVMSVVAVQDLNASTRLTAQNAMTRSLIKKTVREIQMERIRLGENLGVDINEKTRPWGLEVDRVELTLESVLKAPEDCASVIMPPSVPGLEGLTGPIQQLAMHFLGNNSMSTPSHGKGDTVSFVDERGPTDPAVLKRLSAEELLSTVEGLLSERLVSQVGACFQFNIGLRDGAQNNYFVDLSEGSGKAGAGVPDRTPDVVLQMSEEDLVAMLQGNLRPFAAYTGGRLKVQGDLKTAMKLEELIKVMKQQ, encoded by the exons ATGTTCGGGAAATCAGCGGGCTACCAGTACCAGGCTCTCCCGCAGAGAGACTCTCTGTTTCAGCCGAGCCCCGGCCTGTACGTGTCTACCGAGAGGTTCGTCCAGTATAATAACACTGCAGGACATTCATTCGACTATGTCCCCAAAATCGCGGAAAACGATTTCACAG ACAAGGCTCAAGGCTGGCTTTCTTGGATGTGCAACCTGATTGTCACTTTCCTTGTGTTTCTCTTCACCATCATAACCTTCCCGGTGTCGGCttggtttgttctcaag GTTGTGCCCAATTACGAGAGGATCGTTGTTTTCCGACTGGGACGCATCCGCCCCCCTAAAGGGCCAGGAGTGGTGCTGGTGCTTCCCTTCATCGATCAGTGGAAGAGGGTTGACCTGCGCACAAAAGCTTTCAACATCCCGCCCTGCAAG GTGACAACCAAAGATGGGGGGCTGGTGTCAGTGGGAGCTGATATCCAGTTCCGCATCTGGAATCCAGTGATGTCAGTGGTGGCCGTGCAGGACCTGAACGCCTCCACTCGCCTCACTGCGCAGAACGCCATGACCCGCAGCCTGATCAAAAAGACTGTGCGAGAGATCCAAATGGAGAGGATCAGACTGGGGGAGAATCTAGGG GTCGACATCAACGAGAAGACGCGGCCCTGGGGGCTGGAGGTGGATCGAGTGGAACTGACTCTGGAGTCTGTGCTGAAGGCCCCCGAGGACTGTGCCTCTGTGATCATGCCTCCCTCTGTGCCCGGGCTGGAGGGGCTGACTGGACCCATTCAACAGCTGGCTATGCATTTCCTCGGCAACAACAGCATGTCTACGCCCAGCCACGGCAAAG GAGACACAGTCAGCTTTGTGGATGAGCGTGGCCCTACCGACCCTGCAGTGCTGAAGCGCCTGAGTGCCGAGGAGCTGCTGTCCACAGTGGAGGGGCTTCTGTCTGAGAGGCTGGTGAGCCAGGTGGGCGCCTGTTTCCAGTTCAACATCGGCCTCCGCGATGGGGCTCAGAACAACTACTTTGTGGATCTAAGCGAAG GTTCTGGCAAGGCTGGTGCTGGAGTCCCCGATCGCACTCCTGATGTTGTTTTGCAGATGAGTGAAGAGGACCTCGTGGCGATGCTCCAGGGCAACCTACGGCCTTTTGCAGCGTACACTGGTGGCAGACTGAAGGTTCAAGGGGACTTAAAAACTGCCATGAAGCTGGAAGAACTGATCAAAGTGATGAAGCAACAGTGA
- the LOC136748209 gene encoding cholesterol side-chain cleavage enzyme, mitochondrial translates to MIVKGCLRCTAMLSGCQAFRSTGLQCDRPYTAVFTRSCHRTSVPIVNQSTSPEISRAVRAFMEIPGNWRNGVANLYTFWKLDGFKNIHRIMLDNFNTFGPIYREKVGYYESVNIINPEDAAILFKAEGHYPRRLKVEAWTSYRDYRNLKYGVLLKNGEDWRSNRVILNKEVISPKMLGNFVPLLDEVGQDFVARVHKKIERSGRGQWTTDLSQELFKFALESVSSVLYGERLGLMHDYIDPEAQHFIECITLMFKTTSPMLYIPPSLLRRVGAKVWRDHVDAWDGIFSQADRCIQNIYRQLRQAPSSDGKYPGVLASLLMLDKLSIEDIKASVTELMAGGVDTTSITLLWTLYELARHPELQEELRAEIQAARASCQGDKVQMLKMVPLVKGALKETLRLHPVAVSLQRYITEDIVIQNYHIPSGTLVQLGLYAMGRSPSVFPRPEQYRPSRWLRGENSYFRSLGFGFGPRQCLGRRIAETEMQLFLIHMLENFRIEKQRQVEVRSTFELILLPEKPILLTLRPLQPRK, encoded by the exons ATGATCGTGAAGGGCTGTCTACGCTGTACAGCCATGCTGTCAGGCTGTCAGGCCTTCAGGTCTACAGGGCTGCAGTGTGACCGCCCATACACAGCAGTATTCACCAGGAGCTGCCACAGGACCAGCGTGCCAATTGTGAATCAGAgcacctctcccgaaatcagcagGGCCGTCAGAGCCTTCATGGAGATTCCGGGAAACTGGAGAAACGGAGTGGCCAACCTGTACACCTTCTGGAAACTGGATGGCTTCAAGAACATTCACCGAATTATGCTCGACAATTTCAACACCTTTGGacctatttatag GGAGAAAGTCGGTTACTATGAAAGTGTGAATATCATTAACCCAGAAGATGCTGCCATCTTGTTTAAAGCAGAAGGCCACTACCCCAGGCGACTGAAAGTGGAGGCCTGGACTTCATACAGGGACTACAGAAACCTCAAATATGGGGTTTTGTTAAA GAACGGGGAGGACTGGCGGTCTAACCGAGTGATCCTAAACAAGGAGGTGATCTCCCCCAAAATGCTGGGGAACTTTGTGCCTTTACTGGATGAAGTGGGCCAGGACTTTGTGGCTCGAGTTCATAAAAAGATTGAAAGGAGTGGCAGGGGCCAATGGACCACAGACCTTTCCCAAGAGCTCTTCAAATTTGCTCTGGAAT CGGTGAGCTCTGTGCTGTACGGGGAGCGGCTGGGGCTCATGCATGACTACATCGATCCCGAGGCACAGCACTTCATCGAATGCATCACCCTGATGTTCAAGACCACCTCGCCCATGTTGTATATTCCCCCCAGCCTGCTGCGCAGAGTGGGTGCCAAAGTGTGGAGGGACCATGTGGATGCCTGGGATGGCATCTTTAGCCAGG CTGACCGCTGTATCCAGAACATTTACAGACAGCTGCGTCAGGCCCCCTCCAGTGATGGGAAGTACCCCGGGGTCCTAGCCAGCCTGCTGATGCTGGACAAACTGTCTATCGAAGATATCAAGGCCAGTGTGACAGAGTTGATGGCAGGAGGGGTGGATACG ACCTCTATCACTTTGCTTTGGACACTGTATGAACTGGCCAGACACCCTGAGCTCCAGGAGGAACTGCGGGCCGAGATCCAGGCAGCCAGGGCTTCGTGTCAAGGAGACAAGGTCCAGATGTTAAAGATGGTGCCTTTGGTCAAAGGAGCATTGAAGGAGACATTGAG ACTACACCCTGTGGCAGTGAGTTTGCAAAGATACATAACGGAGGACATTGTGATACAAAATTACCACATTCCATCAGGG ACACTGGTGCAGCTGGGGCTGTATGCTATGGGCCGCAGTCCCAGTGTGTTCCCCAGGCCAGAGCAGTACCGGCCCTCCCGCTGGCTGAGAGGTGAGAACAGCTACTTCAGGAGCCTCGGCTTTGGCTTCGGCCCTCGCCAGTGCCTGGGCCGCAGGATCGCGGAGACCGAGATGCAGCTCTTCCTCATACAT ATGCTTGAGAACTTCAGGATTGAAAAGCAAAGACAGGTGGAAGTCAGGAGCACCTTTGAACTGATTCTGTTGCCAGAGAAGCCCATCTTGTTGACCCTACGGCCACTGCAACCAAGGAAGTAA